A DNA window from Niabella yanshanensis contains the following coding sequences:
- a CDS encoding Gfo/Idh/MocA family protein, with product MSSRRKFLANSSMLALGGLALQSFNTQNFSGIITGAADQINIGVIGIKGMGWANTMSILKIAGVNLIALCDVDQSVLDDRLKELKGKNIDTGKIKTYKDYRGLLDNKDVDAVIIGTPDHWHALIMIDAVRAGKDVYVEKPVGNSIEECRAMVAAQEKYNKVVQAGQWQRSQQHFRDAIALVHSGQLGNIRTVKVNCYQGWMKPAPVVADSAPPPGVDYKMWLGPAKTRPFNSSRFHFNFRWFWDYAGGLMTDWGVHLMDYAIFGMNAPVPKTVSALGGRFAYPDLYQETPDTLTALYEFDGFNIVWDHAMGIDNGNYGKDHSIAFIGNNGTLELDRGGWQVIEEKRSEKKVSVPRKTPTDNGLDKHMENFVQVIRSRKMADLNCSIQTGAHIATVCQMGNIAFRSQEKVTWDKAGGKFTNSQLNKQYMMAPYHNGYKLPKL from the coding sequence ATGTCATCCAGAAGAAAGTTTCTTGCCAATAGTTCGATGCTGGCCCTAGGTGGGCTGGCACTACAGTCTTTCAATACACAAAATTTTTCCGGCATTATCACCGGTGCGGCTGATCAGATCAACATTGGTGTGATTGGCATCAAGGGGATGGGTTGGGCTAATACGATGTCGATACTCAAAATTGCCGGTGTTAACCTGATAGCGCTTTGTGATGTTGACCAGTCGGTGTTGGATGACCGCCTCAAAGAATTGAAAGGGAAAAATATCGATACCGGTAAAATCAAAACCTATAAAGATTACCGCGGCCTGCTGGATAATAAAGATGTAGATGCCGTTATTATTGGTACGCCCGATCACTGGCATGCTTTGATCATGATAGATGCGGTACGGGCCGGTAAAGATGTATATGTTGAAAAGCCGGTAGGTAATTCGATAGAAGAATGTCGCGCGATGGTAGCGGCCCAGGAAAAATATAATAAAGTGGTGCAGGCCGGGCAATGGCAGCGCAGCCAGCAGCATTTCAGGGATGCGATTGCTTTGGTGCATAGCGGGCAGTTAGGTAACATCAGAACGGTAAAAGTAAATTGCTACCAGGGCTGGATGAAACCCGCGCCGGTTGTGGCAGACAGCGCACCGCCTCCCGGTGTAGATTATAAAATGTGGCTGGGGCCTGCTAAAACAAGGCCTTTTAACAGCAGCCGCTTTCATTTTAATTTCCGCTGGTTTTGGGACTATGCCGGTGGCTTGATGACGGACTGGGGTGTGCACCTGATGGACTATGCCATTTTCGGTATGAACGCACCAGTACCTAAAACGGTTTCCGCTTTGGGTGGCCGGTTTGCCTACCCCGATCTGTACCAGGAAACACCCGACACCTTAACAGCGCTTTACGAGTTTGACGGCTTTAATATAGTTTGGGACCATGCCATGGGTATTGATAATGGCAATTATGGAAAAGATCATAGCATTGCCTTTATTGGTAACAACGGTACGCTGGAGCTGGATCGTGGCGGCTGGCAGGTAATTGAGGAAAAGCGCAGCGAAAAAAAAGTGTCTGTACCGCGTAAAACGCCCACTGATAACGGGCTGGATAAGCATATGGAAAATTTTGTGCAGGTGATCCGTTCGCGTAAAATGGCCGACCTGAATTGCTCTATACAAACCGGCGCTCATATTGCCACGGTTTGCCAAATGGGTAATATTGCTTTCCGCAGCCAGGAAAAAGTAACCTGGGATAAAGCAGGAGGCAAGTTCACCAATAGCCAACTCAATAAACAGTATATGATGGCGCCTTACCATAACGGGTATAAGCTGCCTAAGCTGTAG
- a CDS encoding RNA 2'-phosphotransferase — translation MITEKEAVRISRFLSLVLRHQPETIGLMLDENGWADVNLLIEKCNQQGVALNRELIEHVVATNTKKRFSFNEQKDLIRANQGHSIEVDLALSSQVPPEILFHGTAERFVSPIKEHGLIKQQRQHVHLSAEESTAVQVGQRHGKPFVFSVLTGQMHQDGFVFYLSDNGVWLTDHVPAKYLSF, via the coding sequence ATGATCACAGAAAAAGAAGCGGTAAGGATCAGCAGGTTTTTAAGCCTGGTTCTGCGACACCAGCCGGAAACGATTGGCCTGATGCTGGATGAAAATGGCTGGGCAGATGTAAACCTGTTAATTGAAAAATGCAATCAACAAGGAGTCGCCTTAAACCGGGAGTTGATCGAACATGTTGTGGCTACCAATACCAAAAAGCGATTTAGCTTTAATGAGCAAAAAGATCTGATCCGCGCCAACCAGGGACATTCTATTGAGGTAGACCTGGCCTTATCGTCACAAGTACCGCCGGAAATTCTTTTTCATGGTACGGCTGAACGATTTGTTTCACCCATAAAAGAGCACGGCTTAATCAAACAGCAACGCCAGCATGTGCACCTGAGTGCTGAAGAGTCTACTGCAGTACAGGTAGGGCAGAGACATGGAAAACCGTTTGTGTTTTCGGTATTAACAGGACAAATGCATCAAGATGGTTTTGTTTTTTATTTATCCGATAATGGCGTATGGTTAACAGATCATGTGCCCGCAAAATATTTGTCTTTTTAA
- a CDS encoding aldose epimerase family protein has product MKIALPPVNYTKAIMRLAGLLVGVLLTLVIAAQKLRPAYLDPAKFEKELNGKKTGIAFLSNKKGMQVAITNYGARLVSAVIPDKKGKPVDIVVGFNSIDEYIKATGRNYGATVGRYANRMAKGQFTLDGTTYQLPLNNNGNNLHGGPMGFNEQVWDWVKVADQSVTLAYLSKDGENGFPGNLKVTITFSLSNKNELKIAYTATTDKKTVLNLTNHSYFNLEGGGNVTGYNVSVNADRYTPVNEMMLPTGEIAPVANTPFDLRRPIVVSAVVDQPNQQLQYGGGFDHNFALNKKKGSKRPEFAAMAVSPKSGITMKVFTTEPGIQFFTANTLKGADKDRNGQPINAREAFCFETQHFPDSPNHPNFPTTVLKPGEKFESATVYQLITE; this is encoded by the coding sequence ATGAAAATTGCTTTGCCCCCTGTAAACTATACAAAAGCTATCATGCGTTTAGCTGGTCTCCTTGTTGGAGTGTTATTGACGCTGGTAATAGCCGCTCAAAAACTGCGACCCGCCTACCTTGATCCTGCAAAATTTGAAAAGGAGCTGAATGGTAAAAAAACCGGTATTGCTTTTTTAAGTAATAAAAAAGGCATGCAGGTAGCCATCACCAATTATGGCGCCAGGCTGGTAAGTGCGGTGATACCCGATAAAAAGGGCAAACCGGTAGATATTGTGGTAGGCTTTAACTCTATTGATGAATATATTAAGGCAACCGGCCGTAATTACGGTGCAACAGTAGGCCGCTATGCCAATCGTATGGCTAAGGGACAATTTACTTTGGATGGAACCACCTATCAGTTACCACTCAATAATAATGGCAATAACCTGCATGGCGGGCCCATGGGTTTTAACGAGCAGGTTTGGGATTGGGTAAAAGTTGCTGATCAATCGGTAACCCTCGCCTATTTGTCTAAGGATGGAGAAAATGGCTTCCCCGGTAATTTAAAAGTAACGATCACGTTTTCTTTAAGTAACAAAAACGAGTTGAAGATAGCCTATACCGCCACAACCGATAAAAAGACCGTGCTCAACCTTACCAACCATAGTTATTTTAACCTCGAAGGTGGTGGCAATGTAACGGGATACAACGTGTCTGTAAATGCCGACCGGTATACACCTGTTAATGAAATGATGCTGCCCACCGGAGAAATAGCTCCTGTTGCCAATACGCCGTTTGACTTAAGAAGGCCTATCGTTGTCAGCGCGGTAGTAGACCAACCCAACCAGCAATTACAATACGGTGGCGGCTTCGATCATAATTTTGCATTGAATAAAAAGAAAGGTTCTAAGCGTCCTGAATTCGCTGCTATGGCAGTGAGTCCAAAGTCGGGTATCACCATGAAAGTGTTTACTACCGAACCGGGTATACAGTTCTTTACTGCCAATACATTAAAGGGCGCAGATAAAGATCGCAACGGGCAACCCATTAATGCCCGTGAAGCCTTTTGTTTCGAAACCCAGCATTTTCCCGATTCGCCCAATCATCCCAATTTCCCCACAACGGTTTTAAAACCGGGCGAAAAGTTTGAGTCGGCAACGGTTTACCAGTTGATAACGGAATAA